A single Brassica rapa cultivar Chiifu-401-42 chromosome A04, CAAS_Brap_v3.01, whole genome shotgun sequence DNA region contains:
- the LOC103864828 gene encoding superoxide dismutase [Cu-Zn] 2, chloroplastic codes for MASHTFLSFSSPPRLLVSPPSTLRSPFVGVSLNLHRPQSVSFSASKKSLTVVSAAKKAVAVLKGNSDVEGVVTLTQDDSGPTKVSVRITGLTPGPHGFHLHEFGDTTNGCISTGPHFNPNNMTHGAPEDEIRHAGDLGNIIANADGVAETTLVDNQIPLTGPNSVVGRAFVVHELKDDLGKGGHELSLTTGNAGGRLACGVVGLTPL; via the exons ATGGCTTCTCACACCTTCCTCTCCTTCTCATCGCCTCCGCGCCTCCTCGTTTCCCCTCCCTCCACTCTCCGTTCCCCTTTCGTCGGCGTCTCTCTCAACCTCCACCGTCCCCAGTCCGTTTCCTTCTCCGCCTCGAAGAAATCGCTGACAGTCGTTTCCGCCGCGAAGAAAGCTGTCGCTGTGCTCAAGGGTAACTCCGACGTCGAAGGAGTTGTTACTTTGACACAAGATGACTCAG GTCCGACAAAAGTGAGTGTTCGTATCACCGGTCTCACACCAGGGCCTCATGGCTTTCACCTC caTGAGTTTGGTGATACAACAAATGGATGCATCTCAACAG GGCCACATTTCAACCCTAACAACATGACACACGGAGCTCCTGAAGACGAGATCCGTCATGCGGGTGACCTGGGAAACATTATTGCCAACGCCGATG GCGTGGCAGAAACAACACTTGTGGACAATCAG ATTCCTCTGACTGGTCCTAACTCTGTTGTTGGGAGAGCCTTTGTGGTTCACGAGCTTAAGGATGACCTCGGAAAGG GTGGGCATGAGCTTAGCCTGACCACTGGAAACGCAGGCGGGAGATTGGCATGCG GTGTGGTTGGTTTGACGCCGCTCTAA
- the LOC103864829 gene encoding uncharacterized protein LOC103864829, with amino-acid sequence MENTGKSPISTDRKTNEKNVDSSPSAKPNGKSIASSVTIDSSASVKPNEKSTASSAIAKKLNKKAAISSANPMYPTAVTALSSAHGDQVMLFRDISHGPREAELMFRLIHFWEARNPNTKTLIGQEMLLIDEEGTVIQGFVPASRVGTFDLIAGSVFKLINFFGSRSKDQYRVADHVATVSFTWNSSLSVLENPPVLIPEDRFRFHSYEEFKANCDSKGDLYDYLGHVKLVNGQTIADHMVLDEDAIAEKRHLCVHVQTHDGPVMKLYLWDKVAADFCQKFKSYGSIPSVLLVTTVNPKHLGGTLAITSMPSSRVFMDSDVQPTKDYLEWLSSNFDIANRISAEVVTKPETVTLDELFTYIKQEASKVAWFECIATIDDVVQGSAWYYISCDGCNSKAVKGPTSMICNNKKCGKREVTGVPQYLTRLSVYDKKEQAVFVILGDAGKELTGKHAAELVAKYFEANDGVGAEHCVPVPQALLDTIGQTRKFIVKVSDHNLKGKIQSITVTKILPLEAPLPSVVGEESGSSGGLGDTAGDRARKAAETLESDAAKRSKSG; translated from the exons ATGGAAAACACTGGCAAATCTCCGATCTCCACTGACCGCAAGACCAACGAGAAGAACGTCGACTCCTCTCCGTCTGCAAAACCAAACGGGAAGTCCATTGCTTCCTCTGTGACCATCGACTCTTCTGCGTCTGTGAAGCCAAACGAGAAGTCCACCGCTTCTTCCGCGATTGCGAAGAAACTTAACAAGAAGGCTGCCATTTCATCTGCCAATCCGATGTACCCAACCGCTGTTACCGCTCTCTCCTCCGCGCATGGCGACCAAGTGATGTTGTTCAGAGATATTTCTCACGGCCCGCGCGAAGCCGAGTTGATGTTTCGTTTGATTCACTTCTGGGAGGCTCGCAATCCAAATACAAAAACCTTAATTGGACAAGAGATGCTCCTTATCGACGAAGAG GGTACTGTTATTCAAGGTTTTGTTCCAGCCAGCCGTGTCGGAACATTTGATCTGATAGCTGGTTCTGTGTTTAAACTGATCAACTTCTTCGGATCCAGAAGCAAAGATCAGTATCGGGTTGCTGATCATGTCGCCACCGTCTCATTCACTTGGAATTCTTCTTTGTCCGTGCTTGAGAACCCTCCGGTTCTAATTCCAGAAGATAGGTTCAGGTTCCACAGCTACGAGGAGTTTAAGGCCAACTGTGACTCCAAGGGTGATCTTTATG ATTACCTTGGTCACGTGAAGCTGGTGAATGGGCAGACTATCGCGGACCATATGGTGCTTGACGAAGATGCCATAGCAGAGAAGCGGCATCTATGTGTTCATGTTCAGACACATGA tgGACCGGTGATGAAGCTTTATCTGTGGGACAAGGTTGCAGCCGACTTCTGCCAGAAATTCAAGTCGTATGGAAGCATCCCAAGCGTTCTTTTGGTCACCACTGTGAACCCTAAACATCTTGGAG GAACCCTTGCTATCACTTCTATGCCATCATCACGTGTGTTTATGGATTCCGATGTTCAGCCTACCAAGGATTATCTTGAATG GTTGAGTTCCAACTTTGATATTGCTAATAGGATTTCTGCTGAGGTTGTTACTAAGCCTGAGACAGTGACTCTTGATGAGCTATTCACTTACATCAAGCAGGAAGCTTCTAAG GTTGCTTGGTTTGAGTGCATAGCAACTATAGATGATGTTGTCCAGGGTTCTGCTTGGTATTACATTTCCTGCGATGGATGTAATAGCAAGGCTGTCAAAGGGCCTACTTCTATGATTTGCAACAATAAGAAGTGTGGGAAGAGAGAAGTCACAGGAGTGCCACA GTACCTCACGAGGCTTTCTGTGTATGATAAGAAAGAGCAAGCAGTGTTTGTCATTCTTGGTGATGCTGGCAAGGAGTTAACTGGGAAACATGCAGCGGAATTAGTTGCTAAGTACTTTGAG GCTAACGATGGAGTAGGAGCTGAACACTGCGTCCCGGTTCCACAGGCTTTGCTTGATACAATAGGGCAGACGCGCAAGTTTATTGTTAAAGTTTCAGATCATAATCTGAAAGGCAAGATTCAGTCCATAACTGTCACCAAGATTCTCCCACTAGAAGCTCCACTTCCATCAGTTGTAGGTGAGGAATCTGGTTCTTCCGGAGGCTTAGGAGATACTGCAGGTGATAGGGCTAGGAAAGCCGCTGAGACCCTTGAGTCAGATGCAGCAAAGCGTTCAAAGAGTGGCTAA
- the LOC103864830 gene encoding zinc finger protein ZAT5 isoform X2: MMSQDHVGSDQTQIIKGKRTKRQRSSSSTFLVAAAAATTNTSSSSSAGDGGGGRAVSDEYNSAVSSPVTTTDCTEEEEDMAICLIMLARGAALSPDLKNSRKADKTLSSAENSSFFVYECKTCSRTFSSFQALGGHRASHKKPRVSIEAKTKLPLMQAKSSGSEEGQKSNFKVFGSSLASLSSNIIISKANKVHECSICGSEFTSGQALGGHMRRHRTATTAVIPVSTTEVSRNSTEEETENLSSYIEQRKYLPLDLNLPAPEDDLRESKFQGIVFSTTPALIDCHY; the protein is encoded by the exons ATGATGAGTCAAGATCATGTTGGTAGTGACCAGACGCAAATCATAAAGGGTAAGCGTACGAAGCGACAGAGATCATCGTCGTCGACCTTTTTGGTGGCGGCCGCAGCGGCTACCACCAACACCTCTTCAAGCTCATCAGCCGGGGATGGCGGCGGAGGGAGAGCAGTTTCCGATGAATACAACTCGGCGGTTTCGTCTCCAGTGACCACAACTGATTGTACCGAAGAAGAGGAAGACATGGCGATTTGTCTCATCATGCTTGCGCGCGGAGCGGCTCTTTCGCCAGATCTCAAGAATTCGAGAAAAGCTGATAAAACTCTTTCGTCGGCAGAGAATTCGAGTTTCTTTGTCTACGAGTGTAAAACATGTAGCCGGACGTTCTCGTCGTTCCAAGCTCTCGGTGGACACAGGGCGAGCCACAAGAAACCTAGAGTGTCGATAGAGGCAAAGACTAAACTACCCCTGATGCAGGCCAAGTCTAGTGGGTCAGAGGAAGGGCAAAAAAGTAATTTCAAAGTGTTTGGTTCATCCCTAGCTTCGCTGTCAAGTAACATCATCATCAGCAAGGCAAACAAAGTACACGAGTGTTCGATCTGCGGTTCAGAGTTCACTTCGGGACAAGCCCTCGGCGGCCACATGAGGCGGCACAGGACAGCCACCACTGCGGTAATACCGGTCTCTACGACGGAAGTTAGCAGAAACAGTACAGAAGAGGAGACTGAGAATTTGAGCTCTTACATTGAGCAGAGGAAATATTTACCGCTGGATCTTAATCTACCGGCACCAGAAGATGATCTAAGAGAGTCCAAGTTTCAAGGGATTGTGTTCTCAACCACACCAGCGTTAATa gattGTCATTACTAG
- the LOC103864830 gene encoding zinc finger protein ZAT5 isoform X1, translating to MMSQDHVGSDQTQIIKGKRTKRQRSSSSTFLVAAAAATTNTSSSSSAGDGGGGRAVSDEYNSAVSSPVTTTDCTEEEEDMAICLIMLARGAALSPDLKNSRKADKTLSSAENSSFFVYECKTCSRTFSSFQALGGHRASHKKPRVSIEAKTKLPLMQAKSSGSEEGQKSNFKVFGSSLASLSSNIIISKANKVHECSICGSEFTSGQALGGHMRRHRTATTAVIPVSTTEVSRNSTEEETENLSSYIEQRKYLPLDLNLPAPEDDLRESKFQGIVFSTTPALIDCHY from the exons ATGATGAGTCAAGATCATGTTGGTAGTGACCAGACGCAAATCATAAAGGGTAAGCGTACGAAGCGACAGAGATCATCGTCGTCGACCTTTTTGGTGGCGGCCGCAGCGGCTACCACCAACACCTCTTCAAGCTCATCAGCCGGGGATGGCGGCGGAGGGAGAGCAGTTTCCGATGAATACAACTCGGCGGTTTCGTCTCCAGTGACCACAACTGATTGTACCGAAGAAGAGGAAGACATGGCGATTTGTCTCATCATGCTTGCGCGCGGAGCGGCTCTTTCGCCAGATCTCAAGAATTCGAGAAAAGCTGATAAAACTCTTTCGTCGGCAGAGAATTCGAGTTTCTTTGTCTACGAGTGTAAAACATGTAGCCGGACGTTCTCGTCGTTCCAAGCTCTCGGTGGACACAGGGCGAGCCACAAGAAACCTAGAGTGTCGATAGAGGCAAAGACTAAACTACCCCTGATGCAGGCCAAGTCTAGTGGGTCAGAGGAAGGGCAAAAAAGTAATTTCAAAGTGTTTGGTTCATCCCTAGCTTCGCTGTCAAGTAACATCATCATCAGCAAGGCAAACAAAGTACACGAGTGTTCGATCTGCGGTTCAGAGTTCACTTCGGGACAAGCCCTCGGCGGCCACATGAGGCGGCACAGGACAGCCACCACTGCGGTAATACCGGTCTCTACGACGGAAGTTAGCAGAAACAGTACAGAAGAGGAGACTGAGAATTTGAGCTCTTACATTGAGCAGAGGAAATATTTACCGCTGGATCTTAATCTACCGGCACCAGAAGATGATCTAAGAGAGTCCAAGTTTCAAGGGATTGTGTTCTCAACCACACCAGCGTTAATagat tGTCATTACTAG